GgcatatttactgtatgttgccAATAGCTGAGTTAAGGTACATTATATAGATATGTTTAAGAGTAAAACTTGGACAAGCTGATTGGAGCAAAGACAACTAAAGTACAAAATCAAATAATCGCataccacacactcacatatgcaCTTAAACGTCTTTAGCTTTAATTTACTTAATTTTAAAAGTGCTGCAAAGTTTCCTGTTGGTTTAGTGCAGTTAACGTTAGTGTTAGATGTAGGCGCCATTATCAAGGATAGTAAGAtaaacgtgtgtttgtgtgtttcaggtatACAGTGCTGTGTGGAAAGAGAAAGCAGTTGTAGTAAAGTGTGGATTGCATGATGCTCAGCGTGATGCCAGTCTCTATGATAAACCCACACGTGGCACGTCCATGGATGAATTCCGAGAGATGCTGCACTCTTTTCTCAAGGTACTTCtgttaattgatttttttacacaaatattgGATTGTCATCTGCTTGCTATTGTCTACATCTATTATGCCCCCATcgcattaaatttaaaaatcataAGAATGACAGCAATAGTGTGTAAAcctgcaaaaaacaaacaaaatcaaatacaaattCAAGCAAGtagagctttttatttctgaatcttTTACCTAAAGTTCTCAAAACAATTGGTctcttaaatttatttaaaatctatattttgtattatatgatCCTTTTTTCAAcaattttcaaataaacaactaaTAGCTAAAAGCAAATTCTTTTATAgtccattttaataaaattatcgACCGCCTGACAATacagtttttgttttcctttttattttattgccaaGAAAAATGCtggtaaatgtacagtaaaatgaaaagaaaattgaatagttgaaaatgtttaatgtaaagttTTATGTATAATTTTGCAAGGCTCTAACTGAAAAACTAATCTTTCCTCTCTGTAGAACAGTCTGGGTGAACAGCTTTCTCTTGGCTCACTTGTCTTGCGTATTGTCTCACTGGCTGATGTCAACGCGGATGGCAAAGTATCTCTAGCAGAAGCAAAGTCAGTGTGGGCTCTACTGCGCATTAATGAGTTTGTCTTGACTCTGGTGCTACAGGATAAAGAGCATGCACCACGTCTACTGGGGTTCTGTGGCCAGCTTTACACCACAGAGCATGTGGCCCACAGCACCCTCTTCAGTGTAAACATACCATCCTGGCTCCAACCCCTTGTGCCCAAAGCTCTAAGCAGTTCGCTAAACCACTGGCTGGCTCCAGCCTGGCCACGCCGTGCACGAGTCGCAATTGGACTGCTAGAGATGGTCGAGGAACTCTTCCATGGTGCCTATGGCACATTCTACATGTGTGAAGCCACCCCCCAGCGAGTGGGCTACAGCACCAGCTACGACTGCAAGATGCCTGACCTGGGAGGTGTGGTACCGGAAGCAACCGTTCGGGCATTCATGAGAGGACGAGCTTGTCAAGTAAACACTGACTGCACATTTGGGAGTGACTGCACAGCCACTTGTGACCGCCTGGCTAAACAGTGCAACATGGAAGTGGTGCGACCAAATTTGGCTAAAGTTTGTGCCCTCCTGAGGGATTTCCTATTTTTTGGGACACCATCTGACTTACTGGATGACCTGGACAAGCAACTTCGCACCTGCATGACACTGAGTGGCCTGGCCTCGCAAATGGAGGTGCATCACTCACTTGTGTTAAACAACCTCAAAACACTGCTATGGAAGAAGATCTCAGACACCAAGTATTCTTGATCAAAAAATCTTGATAAGGTTGGTCAAAGCATGTACACAGAAACATGGAAGGAATTCAGTATACTGAAAGGAAACTCCAGTATATTGACCAGCAATCTATCATTCTAGAAGTGTATTTGAATGAACTAGTCTTGAGCCATAACCTTCAGTAAAGAAGCTTTAGTAAGATATCTTTAAAAGTGTGCCTCAGGAGATCTCTTTAATGAACCAGACATATAGAGAACAAATGGGCTTGTTTTCTTCCCATAATCCCAGATTTTACTACTTACTTCTGCAGacttatataaatacaaaataatatggGGTAGTTTTAGATGTTCTAAAAACTCTCTCTCAGATAGCCTGCATTTTTCCCCATTCATAGTTCCCAAAATATGTAGTTAATATTCCAACATTGGCTGTTTTTACCTTAATATCTATAAGAAACTGAGCATATTTGTCTTTGGCAAATGTTAAGaaacaaaatgtagaaaaaaataaataaacacaaacataaaaataagaaatctaaatattaaaaagggGTTACAAAAAACATATCTATAATTGGTGACCAGCCGTTGCCATTAAAAGGGGGTTAGTAAAACTCAGGTTTAATGTTGTGCAGTTTAATTGCTGTGAATTCTGCACATTCTCTCATTCTTTGGCTCTCAGTTGCTTTTGTCTCTCAGCTGTCTGTTATCCGAAATGTggtcttttaattatttaaacaattatttaattattaataatagaattattttaatttaatacgtTATTTACTTAAGGCAATCAAAAATGACCtgtaaaatgactttttttgtgaagtgaatatttgaaaatcaaaaatttactCTTTTCTCCCTGTTGTCACATTTTGTAGATGGAGATGCAAATACAGCCTATTCGTTATCAAGTCAAACGAAAACAAAAGGAACAAAGTGGATGTAAGAACCTTGAACATGAATTAAGATTACAAGGCCAGAAACACAGACTAGAGACGATAATATTTCACACAAGATAAATGCtttacaaagaaaacacaaaaaatagtGTTATTAATTACTGAAACAAGACACAGGAACAGATAATCATGCGGGCATACTTTATGATCAAGTCATGTGATGTGCTCGGGGTGATGAGAAATCTCTAGTTTCTGCCCCGTTGCTGGGGCTGACATGACACCTACACTCTAATGtagaagagacaaagagaaaatttTTAGTAAATGTTAGAATAGTCAAAGTGTTCATGAGTAGCTAATATTAGCAAAATATTCTCCAacagtttaaaacaaaagaagGCGGTTATAACACAAACTTTCCTCACAGGGCAGTATGCAAATATGCAAAGATACTTTCCAGGTCAAAGGTTTACATGgcagatattatatattaataaatatattatccaGTTAGACTGGACAGAAATTTTATTCCAGCTAGCTTCAGTGACTTGACTCTATTACAGTAGGTATACACAGGTATAGCTTTTATTCTGACTGATCTCAGTTAAAGAATTAGTGGATTATTGTGTTCCCTGCAACCTCCTGAACTCCGCCACCCCCTGCCTCTCTGCAGCACGTGTCAAAGTTTTACTGAAATACAGTTTGTGTTCTAGTTGAAATGTGGACCAGCAAAATAGTTCAGGAGCAGTGGACTTATTTGTATGGAAAAGCGACTCTGTGGTATTGTGCACATTAGAACAAATTTAATACTTAAAGAtatttcatacttttttttaattaagttgtGAAAcataatttgtgtttgtgtggcagGCTGTCATTAGTATTTTCACTGCAACATATGCTGAGCTCCATGTCATTTTTGATTATACTAAGTGGTGAAGCAGAGTTTATAGTAGacttactttattatttattactactCTGTC
This genomic interval from Tachysurus vachellii isolate PV-2020 chromosome 17, HZAU_Pvac_v1, whole genome shotgun sequence contains the following:
- the dipk1b gene encoding divergent protein kinase domain 1B — protein: MAVRGREQLEDTVEKMPRALRKLVHLVLLCPLPKGLQSRMPAVKVKYLMVAWLGVLVTSWVVYIQYSSYSELCRGHVCTMLICEHYHKGIISGSVCKSLCEEKTLTLQRCLSTSPTHQVYSAVWKEKAVVVKCGLHDAQRDASLYDKPTRGTSMDEFREMLHSFLKNSLGEQLSLGSLVLRIVSLADVNADGKVSLAEAKSVWALLRINEFVLTLVLQDKEHAPRLLGFCGQLYTTEHVAHSTLFSVNIPSWLQPLVPKALSSSLNHWLAPAWPRRARVAIGLLEMVEELFHGAYGTFYMCEATPQRVGYSTSYDCKMPDLGGVVPEATVRAFMRGRACQVNTDCTFGSDCTATCDRLAKQCNMEVVRPNLAKVCALLRDFLFFGTPSDLLDDLDKQLRTCMTLSGLASQMEVHHSLVLNNLKTLLWKKISDTKYS